Proteins encoded together in one Streptomyces sp. NBC_01408 window:
- a CDS encoding MBL fold metallo-hydrolase: MASLTLVKLLFCGQGMTKLIEVYDNGVEKDPADFLALVDCGGNKSDADKALEYIAGKVAARNPPRLDYVVISHQDGDHVKLLSLLGDKLKEIGNTTVGGVFAGGALWQPVNWNTLKHFLQCVDYPEKDVIRGAPGQSHYKGKTKPSELGYLVRHGDVHLRLLISNLVVEGGGDDIVKNASSAAVVVDNGDYAVVLPGDATYQTMGAINDISNLKAVLLPSVVALEMPHHGALRTAVENYTSSGNVDQFGWKIIKGFADTMAPQNVGASAGPWNTHCHPMQEVLEVFWPSDVVTMHSYVSYLFQKQGNEGEGWTTWETFYPVECTVRSIAKTPEKLTRERKRKRNTEEDKFVSGDIVYKLAPRGVLRPEEMVEFRPHRKPGTPGHDTAAFQAPAP; encoded by the coding sequence GTGGCGAGTCTGACGCTGGTGAAACTGCTGTTCTGCGGCCAGGGTATGACCAAGCTCATCGAGGTCTACGACAACGGCGTCGAGAAGGATCCTGCTGATTTCCTGGCACTGGTCGACTGCGGCGGCAACAAGTCAGACGCCGACAAGGCGCTCGAGTACATCGCAGGCAAAGTCGCGGCCAGGAACCCCCCTCGCCTGGACTACGTCGTCATCTCGCATCAGGACGGCGACCACGTCAAATTGCTCAGTCTACTCGGCGACAAGCTGAAGGAAATCGGCAACACCACGGTGGGTGGCGTCTTCGCAGGCGGGGCCCTCTGGCAACCCGTTAACTGGAACACCCTCAAACACTTCCTCCAGTGCGTCGACTACCCGGAGAAGGACGTCATTCGTGGCGCGCCGGGGCAGAGCCACTACAAGGGCAAGACCAAACCGTCGGAGCTCGGTTACCTCGTGAGGCATGGCGACGTCCATCTTCGGCTCCTGATCTCCAACCTGGTCGTCGAAGGCGGTGGAGACGACATCGTCAAGAACGCGTCGTCAGCCGCCGTGGTCGTGGACAACGGAGATTACGCGGTCGTACTGCCGGGCGATGCGACTTACCAGACCATGGGGGCGATCAACGACATCTCCAACCTGAAGGCGGTGCTTCTGCCATCCGTCGTCGCGCTCGAGATGCCCCACCACGGCGCCCTGCGCACCGCAGTCGAGAACTACACCTCCAGCGGCAACGTGGACCAGTTCGGATGGAAGATCATCAAGGGCTTCGCTGACACCATGGCGCCGCAGAACGTCGGGGCGAGCGCAGGACCGTGGAACACCCACTGCCATCCGATGCAGGAGGTCCTCGAAGTCTTCTGGCCGTCGGACGTCGTCACGATGCACTCGTACGTGTCGTACCTCTTCCAGAAGCAGGGGAACGAGGGCGAGGGCTGGACGACGTGGGAGACGTTCTACCCGGTCGAATGCACCGTCCGGAGCATCGCCAAGACACCGGAGAAGTTGACCAGGGAACGGAAACGGAAGCGCAACACCGAGGAAGACAAATTCGTTTCCGGCGACATCGTGTACAAACTTGCGCCGCGCGGAGTGCTGCGCCCTGAGGAGATGGTGGAGTTCCGCCCGCACCGGAAGCCCGGTACGCCCGGTCACGACACGGCCGCCTTCCAGGCACCGGCGCCGTAG
- a CDS encoding carbohydrate ABC transporter permease, whose amino-acid sequence MSGHSTIERPPSRWTAAVRPVPAPSVPGPRRRSRLSRLLGNSAVQGVLILVALVWITPLAGLFLSSMRSEQDNASDGWWTTLTDPSQLSLDNYSALLKDSGIAAAFGNTVLISVPTTLLVVGIAALAGYAFAWLDFPGRDGIFMVVVGLLVVPVQIGLLPVAKLFGAVGLFGTVAGVVLFHVAYGLPFAIFLLRNYFAEIPREMLEAARMDGGSEWRIFSRLVLPLGRPAIASLAIFQFLWVWNDMLVALLFADSESQPLTVALQSQMRQFGSNIGVLAPGAFLSLVVPLIVFFAFQRHFVQGVMAGSVK is encoded by the coding sequence ATGAGCGGCCACAGCACCATCGAGCGCCCACCGTCCCGGTGGACGGCAGCCGTCCGGCCCGTCCCCGCCCCGTCCGTGCCCGGACCGCGCCGCAGGAGCCGGCTGTCGCGCCTGCTGGGCAACTCCGCCGTCCAGGGCGTGCTGATCCTGGTCGCCCTCGTCTGGATCACCCCGCTGGCGGGCCTGTTCCTGTCCTCGATGCGCTCCGAACAGGACAACGCCTCAGACGGCTGGTGGACCACGCTCACCGACCCGTCCCAGCTGTCCCTGGACAACTACAGCGCCCTGCTGAAGGACTCGGGTATCGCGGCGGCCTTCGGGAACACCGTCCTGATCTCGGTGCCCACCACCCTCCTGGTGGTCGGCATCGCGGCGCTCGCCGGATACGCATTCGCGTGGCTCGACTTCCCCGGCCGGGACGGCATCTTCATGGTGGTCGTCGGACTGCTGGTGGTACCCGTACAGATCGGGCTGCTGCCCGTGGCCAAACTCTTCGGCGCGGTGGGGCTGTTCGGCACCGTCGCGGGGGTCGTCCTCTTCCACGTCGCTTACGGGCTGCCGTTCGCGATCTTCCTGCTGCGCAACTACTTCGCCGAGATACCGCGCGAGATGCTGGAAGCCGCCCGGATGGACGGCGGCAGCGAGTGGCGGATCTTCTCCCGGCTCGTGCTGCCGCTCGGCCGTCCGGCCATCGCGAGCCTGGCCATCTTCCAGTTCCTCTGGGTCTGGAACGACATGCTCGTGGCGCTGCTCTTCGCGGACAGCGAGTCCCAGCCACTCACGGTCGCGCTGCAGTCCCAGATGCGGCAGTTCGGAAGCAACATCGGCGTCCTCGCGCCGGGGGCGTTCCTGTCCCTGGTGGTTCCGCTGATCGTCTTCTTCGCCTTCCAGCGCCACTTCGTCCAGGGCGTGATGGCGGGCTCGGTGAAATAG
- a CDS encoding ABC transporter permease subunit, whose translation MADTVTAHAAADGRRRAQRKKRRLAVVFVLPALLLLGALVVYPVLFSLGRSLFDAGGDRFVGAGNYAAIIHDPATLKAIRNSTIWVVVAPTLLTGLGLLLAVLTEKVRWATAFKLVLFLPMAVSFLAAGIIFRLAYEQDPDRGVLNAAVVGVHDTFDDAAAYPTARAREGHGLTGRAGGPYSTEETVRPGRSASLGFVGVAGDAMPAGAKAAAADAPGPQGIGGVVYLDFAPGGAGTPGKVDPGEKGLPGMTVEAVRDGRVAATATTADDGSFRFTGLADGEYTLSLPAANFEAPYKGVNWLGPALVTPAIIGAYLWVWTGFAMVLIGAGLAAIPRDALEAARMDGATEGQIFRKITVPLLAPVLTVVFVTLVINVMKVFDLVYIIAPGPVQEEANVLATRMWLVSFGGGNDQGLGSALSVVLLLLVVPAMIFNIRRFRRSGA comes from the coding sequence ATGGCTGACACCGTGACCGCCCACGCTGCCGCCGACGGGCGGCGCCGGGCTCAGCGAAAGAAGCGCCGCCTCGCGGTCGTCTTCGTCCTGCCGGCCCTGCTGCTGCTCGGCGCGCTGGTCGTCTACCCCGTCCTCTTCTCCCTCGGCCGCAGCCTCTTCGACGCCGGCGGTGACCGCTTCGTCGGAGCCGGGAACTACGCGGCGATCATCCACGACCCGGCCACCCTCAAGGCGATCCGTAACAGCACCATCTGGGTCGTCGTCGCCCCGACCCTGCTGACCGGACTGGGGCTGCTCCTCGCCGTGCTCACCGAAAAGGTGCGCTGGGCGACCGCCTTCAAGCTGGTGCTCTTCCTGCCGATGGCCGTGTCGTTCCTCGCCGCGGGCATCATCTTCCGGCTCGCCTACGAACAGGACCCGGACCGGGGCGTGCTCAACGCCGCTGTCGTCGGCGTCCACGACACCTTCGACGACGCTGCCGCCTACCCGACGGCCCGTGCCCGAGAGGGCCATGGTCTGACCGGTAGGGCGGGCGGCCCGTACAGCACCGAGGAGACCGTACGTCCCGGCCGCTCGGCAAGCCTCGGCTTCGTCGGGGTGGCAGGCGACGCGATGCCCGCCGGCGCGAAGGCCGCGGCCGCGGACGCCCCCGGCCCACAGGGGATCGGGGGAGTCGTCTACCTCGACTTCGCCCCCGGCGGCGCCGGCACGCCGGGCAAGGTCGACCCGGGCGAGAAGGGACTGCCCGGCATGACGGTCGAGGCCGTACGGGACGGCCGGGTGGCCGCGACCGCCACCACGGCCGACGACGGGTCCTTCCGCTTCACCGGGCTGGCCGACGGCGAGTACACCCTCTCGCTGCCCGCTGCCAACTTCGAGGCCCCCTACAAGGGCGTGAACTGGCTCGGCCCGGCGCTGGTGACGCCGGCCATCATCGGCGCCTACCTGTGGGTGTGGACCGGCTTCGCGATGGTCCTGATCGGCGCCGGGCTCGCGGCCATCCCACGCGACGCGCTGGAGGCCGCGCGGATGGACGGCGCCACCGAGGGCCAGATATTCCGCAAGATCACCGTGCCGCTGCTGGCACCGGTGCTCACCGTCGTCTTCGTGACCCTGGTGATCAACGTGATGAAGGTCTTCGACCTCGTCTACATCATCGCGCCCGGACCCGTTCAGGAAGAGGCGAACGTGCTGGCCACCCGCATGTGGCTGGTCTCCTTCGGTGGCGGCAACGACCAGGGGCTCGGCAGCGCGCTCAGCGTGGTGCTCCTCCTGCTGGTCGTCCCGGCGATGATCTTCAACATCCGGCGTTTCCGAAGGAGCGGAGCATGA
- a CDS encoding ABC transporter substrate-binding protein — protein MRRPSKTTRRTAATATAALALTLGATACGGTTGPASGGELAGQTVTVAGVWTGTEQKNFKKVLDAFTKKTGATTVFVPSGDNVSTFVGSKIEGGNAPDVVMVPQVGVLQQFAKEGWLQPLSDQTAKTADSTLAPVWKNYGTVGGTYYGLYFKAAHKSTIWYAPETFTQAGVSEPKSYADLLKTGHTLADSGRPAFAIAGEDGWTLTDWFENIYLSQAGPEKYDQLAQHKLKWTDDSVVKALTTLGELFKDNRLVAGGAQTALGTDFPTSVEQVFGPAPKAAMVYEGDFVGGVAKDQFGKQPGKDAKFLPFPAVDGGKAPVVSGGDAAVVLKEGKNSKAGMKLVEYLASPEAAEVWAGAGGFLSPSIRVDMAAYGDPVTRSTAESLIAAGDSIRFDMSDQAPAAFGGTKGAGEWKLLQDFLRDPSDPQGTAAKLEADAAKAYGN, from the coding sequence ATGCGACGACCCAGCAAGACGACCCGACGGACCGCGGCCACCGCCACGGCGGCCCTGGCTCTCACCCTCGGTGCCACCGCCTGCGGCGGCACCACCGGACCCGCGAGCGGCGGTGAACTGGCCGGTCAGACCGTGACCGTGGCAGGCGTCTGGACCGGCACCGAGCAGAAGAACTTCAAGAAGGTCCTGGACGCCTTCACCAAGAAGACCGGCGCCACGACGGTCTTCGTCCCCTCCGGCGACAACGTCTCCACCTTCGTCGGAAGCAAGATCGAGGGCGGCAACGCGCCCGACGTGGTGATGGTCCCCCAGGTGGGCGTGCTCCAGCAGTTCGCCAAGGAGGGCTGGCTCCAGCCCCTGTCCGACCAGACCGCCAAGACGGCTGACTCCACGCTCGCCCCGGTGTGGAAGAACTACGGCACCGTCGGCGGCACGTACTACGGGCTCTACTTCAAGGCCGCCCACAAGTCCACCATCTGGTACGCCCCCGAGACCTTCACCCAGGCCGGCGTCAGCGAGCCCAAGAGCTACGCCGACCTGCTGAAGACCGGCCACACCCTCGCCGACTCCGGCCGCCCGGCCTTCGCCATAGCCGGCGAGGACGGCTGGACCCTCACCGACTGGTTCGAGAACATCTACCTCTCCCAGGCCGGGCCGGAGAAGTACGACCAGCTCGCCCAGCACAAGCTCAAGTGGACCGACGACAGCGTCGTCAAAGCGCTGACCACACTCGGGGAACTCTTCAAGGACAACCGGCTCGTTGCCGGCGGCGCCCAGACCGCGCTGGGTACCGACTTCCCGACGTCGGTCGAGCAGGTCTTCGGCCCCGCGCCCAAGGCGGCCATGGTCTACGAAGGAGACTTCGTCGGCGGCGTCGCCAAGGACCAGTTCGGCAAGCAGCCCGGCAAGGACGCCAAGTTCCTTCCGTTCCCCGCAGTCGACGGCGGCAAGGCGCCCGTCGTCAGCGGCGGTGACGCGGCCGTCGTCCTCAAGGAGGGGAAGAACAGCAAGGCCGGCATGAAGCTCGTCGAGTACCTGGCCAGTCCCGAGGCGGCCGAGGTCTGGGCCGGTGCGGGCGGCTTCCTGTCCCCGAGCATCCGGGTCGACATGGCCGCGTACGGCGACCCCGTCACCCGCAGCACCGCCGAGTCGCTCATCGCGGCGGGCGACTCGATCCGCTTCGACATGTCGGACCAGGCCCCGGCCGCGTTCGGCGGCACCAAGGGCGCGGGGGAGTGGAAGCTCCTCCAGGACTTCCTGCGCGACCCGTCGGACCCCCAGGGAACGGCCGCAAAGCTCGAAGCCGATGCCGCCAAGGCCTACGGGAACTGA
- a CDS encoding glycoside hydrolase family 13 protein yields the protein MLSTLPAGTGHPSRSATPSDPWWRDAVIYQVYVRSFLDSTGDGVGDLAGVRAGLPYLRKLGVDGIWLSPFYPSPQHDHGYDVADYCGVDPVYGDLAEFDRLVSDARRLGLKLLLDIVPNHCSAEHPWFRAALAAGPGSAPRSRFHFAPGRGPDGAEPPNNWRAMFGGPAWSRITEPDGAPGEWYLHLFTPEQPDLNWRDPAVGDDFEQVLRFWLDRGVDGFRIDVAAGLFKHPGLPDSDDPCADERARDAVNQLAWNQPEVHDVWRRWRSVCEEYTARDGHERLLVGEVSVPTARQHAEYVRPDELHQAFFFDLLSAPWDADAFRATITEAIRDIAGTGSTVTWVLNNHDQVRTVTRYAGEPGVEGSGLGAARARAAALLMLALPGAAYVYQGEELGLPEVLDLPDEVLTDPIFHRTGSRKHVRDGCRVPLPWSGHASPFGFSQEAAGVKPWLPQPEWFAEHATDRALADTRSFWHLYRDGLQLRRTLPQLGDGTLRWLDAPAQVLAIARGDGLVCAVNFGTEPVPAPVPGTPLLASGPCPDGVLPAATAAWWTGECPAP from the coding sequence ATGCTCAGCACCCTTCCGGCCGGCACCGGCCACCCCTCCCGCAGCGCCACCCCATCCGACCCCTGGTGGCGCGACGCGGTGATCTACCAGGTCTACGTCCGCAGCTTCCTCGACAGCACCGGGGACGGCGTCGGCGACCTGGCCGGCGTACGAGCCGGGCTTCCCTACCTCAGGAAGCTCGGTGTCGACGGCATCTGGCTCAGCCCCTTCTACCCGTCGCCGCAGCACGACCACGGCTACGACGTCGCCGACTACTGCGGTGTCGACCCCGTCTACGGCGACCTCGCCGAGTTCGACCGCCTGGTGTCCGACGCCCGCCGGCTCGGGCTCAAGCTGCTGCTCGACATCGTCCCCAACCACTGCTCCGCCGAGCACCCGTGGTTCCGCGCCGCGCTCGCCGCGGGGCCGGGCAGCGCGCCGCGCTCCCGTTTCCACTTCGCGCCCGGCCGCGGCCCGGACGGGGCGGAGCCGCCCAACAACTGGCGCGCCATGTTCGGCGGTCCCGCCTGGAGCCGGATCACCGAGCCCGACGGCGCCCCCGGCGAGTGGTACCTGCACCTCTTCACGCCCGAGCAGCCCGATCTGAACTGGCGCGACCCCGCCGTGGGCGACGACTTCGAGCAGGTCCTGCGCTTCTGGCTGGATCGCGGTGTCGACGGCTTCCGCATCGACGTCGCCGCCGGACTGTTCAAGCACCCCGGGCTGCCCGACTCGGACGACCCCTGTGCCGACGAGCGGGCCCGCGACGCCGTCAACCAGCTGGCCTGGAACCAGCCCGAGGTCCACGACGTGTGGCGCCGCTGGCGCTCGGTCTGCGAGGAGTACACCGCTCGCGACGGTCACGAGCGGCTGCTGGTCGGCGAGGTGTCCGTGCCGACCGCACGCCAGCACGCCGAGTACGTCCGCCCCGACGAACTGCACCAGGCGTTCTTCTTCGACCTGCTCAGCGCGCCCTGGGACGCCGACGCCTTCCGCGCGACGATCACCGAGGCGATACGCGACATCGCCGGCACCGGCTCCACCGTCACCTGGGTCCTCAACAACCACGACCAGGTCCGCACCGTCACCCGCTACGCGGGCGAGCCCGGGGTGGAAGGCAGCGGGCTGGGAGCCGCCCGCGCCCGCGCCGCGGCCCTGCTGATGCTCGCCCTGCCCGGCGCCGCCTACGTCTACCAGGGTGAGGAGCTCGGCCTCCCCGAGGTCCTCGACCTGCCCGACGAGGTCCTCACCGACCCGATCTTCCACCGCACCGGCAGCCGCAAGCACGTTCGGGACGGCTGTCGCGTGCCCCTGCCCTGGTCCGGGCACGCCTCCCCGTTCGGCTTCAGCCAGGAAGCGGCCGGCGTCAAGCCGTGGCTGCCGCAGCCCGAGTGGTTCGCCGAGCACGCCACCGACCGCGCCCTGGCCGACACCCGCTCCTTCTGGCACCTCTACCGCGACGGACTCCAGCTGCGGCGCACCCTGCCGCAGCTCGGCGACGGCACCCTGCGCTGGCTGGACGCGCCCGCGCAGGTGCTGGCGATCGCCCGCGGCGACGGCCTGGTCTGCGCGGTCAACTTCGGCACGGAGCCGGTGCCGGCCCCGGTCCCCGGGACTCCGCTGCTCGCGAGCGGACCCTGCCCCGACGGTGTGCTTCCCGCGGCAACCGCCGCCTGGTGGACGGGCGAGTGCCCGGCCCCGTGA
- a CDS encoding ABC transporter substrate-binding protein, with product MRWIRAAGRALLVAAVVLTGYAGFGVRADAGVASEGRGPLTLVTAGDLTDYLSPLLDDWNRDHPGERVTLVELPDSADETRAQMISELRSGRDRFDVLNIDVAWTSEFAAAGWISPLERDRFPLDTFLRPVVDTATFDGRLYAVPYVTNAGLLYYRKDILDREGEQPPRTWAELVRQARTIAPKYGLDGYAGQFLPYEGLTVNATEAVHSAGGSILRDDGARVTVDSDAARAGLRFLADGVRDGWISREALGYKEEESRQAFQDGRLLFLRNWPYVYADASAEGSKVAGGFGAVPLPGPDGPGTSVLGGSNLAVSSRARHPASAADLISYLTSERVQRQVLTEGSLPPVRAALYEDPELIRAYPYLPTLRQSVLSAVPRPKSPRYDQVSLAVQAVAQDVMALRQTPEQAAARLARELGTISRKG from the coding sequence ATGCGGTGGATACGTGCCGCGGGTAGAGCTCTCCTGGTTGCGGCGGTCGTGCTCACGGGATACGCCGGTTTCGGCGTCCGCGCCGACGCGGGGGTGGCCTCCGAGGGCCGTGGCCCCCTGACGCTCGTGACGGCGGGCGATCTGACCGACTACCTCTCCCCGCTGCTCGACGACTGGAACCGCGACCACCCCGGCGAGCGCGTCACGCTCGTCGAACTGCCGGACTCTGCCGACGAGACCCGGGCGCAGATGATCAGCGAACTGCGATCGGGCCGCGACCGGTTCGACGTACTGAACATCGACGTTGCCTGGACCTCCGAGTTCGCGGCGGCCGGATGGATCTCCCCGCTGGAGCGTGACCGCTTCCCTCTGGACACCTTCCTGCGGCCGGTCGTCGACACCGCGACCTTCGACGGCCGGCTGTACGCGGTCCCGTACGTCACGAACGCGGGACTGCTGTACTACCGCAAGGACATCCTGGACCGGGAAGGCGAGCAGCCGCCGCGTACCTGGGCCGAACTGGTCCGCCAGGCGCGCACCATCGCCCCGAAGTACGGACTGGACGGCTATGCCGGCCAGTTCCTCCCGTACGAAGGGCTCACCGTCAACGCCACCGAGGCCGTGCACTCGGCGGGCGGGTCGATCCTGCGCGACGACGGCGCCCGGGTGACCGTGGACTCCGACGCCGCGCGCGCCGGACTGCGGTTCCTCGCGGACGGTGTGCGGGACGGCTGGATCTCCCGCGAAGCGCTCGGCTACAAGGAGGAGGAGTCGAGGCAGGCGTTCCAGGACGGCAGGCTGCTCTTCCTGCGGAACTGGCCGTATGTGTACGCGGACGCGAGCGCGGAAGGATCGAAGGTCGCGGGCGGGTTCGGCGCCGTGCCGCTGCCCGGACCCGACGGGCCCGGCACGAGCGTGCTGGGGGGTTCCAACCTCGCGGTCAGCAGCCGTGCGCGGCATCCGGCGTCGGCGGCCGACCTGATCTCCTACCTCACCAGTGAACGGGTGCAGCGACAGGTGCTCACCGAGGGGTCGCTGCCACCGGTGCGCGCCGCGCTGTACGAGGATCCCGAGCTGATCCGCGCGTATCCGTACCTGCCCACGCTTCGCCAGAGCGTGCTGTCGGCTGTGCCGCGCCCCAAGAGTCCGCGCTACGACCAGGTGAGCCTCGCCGTGCAGGCCGTGGCGCAGGACGTGATGGCGTTGCGCCAGACGCCCGAGCAGGCGGCGGCGCGGCTTGCGCGCGAGCTCGGGACCATCTCCCGCAAGGGCTGA
- a CDS encoding PadR family transcriptional regulator yields MRLALLALLTRSPAHGYELKQDLEKLLGAAYPQPNVGQIYVTLGRLEKSGLIEGEDVEQSGRPNKRTYRLTDAGREAVLAWFEDTAEEPRVRDEFFMKLALAPRSGLADPVALINKQRRQYLNTMRDLSKLAAAEDRDNKISQLLIEGAMLHLQADLDWLERCQEELE; encoded by the coding sequence GTGCGGCTGGCGCTCCTTGCACTCCTCACCCGTAGCCCTGCACACGGTTACGAGCTGAAGCAGGACCTTGAGAAGCTCTTGGGCGCCGCGTACCCTCAGCCCAACGTCGGCCAGATCTACGTCACCCTCGGCCGGCTGGAGAAGAGCGGCCTGATCGAAGGCGAGGACGTCGAGCAGTCGGGCCGGCCCAACAAGCGCACGTACAGGCTGACGGACGCCGGGCGCGAGGCCGTGCTGGCCTGGTTCGAGGACACCGCGGAGGAGCCCCGGGTACGGGACGAGTTCTTCATGAAGCTCGCGCTCGCACCGCGGTCGGGTCTGGCCGACCCGGTCGCGCTGATCAACAAGCAGCGGCGGCAGTACCTCAACACCATGCGGGACCTGTCCAAGCTGGCCGCGGCGGAGGACCGCGACAACAAGATCTCCCAACTGCTGATCGAGGGAGCCATGCTGCATCTGCAGGCCGACCTCGACTGGCTGGAACGCTGTCAGGAGGAGCTGGAATGA
- a CDS encoding ABC transporter ATP-binding protein produces MSDDATTAPAVPIVRAEGLAKTHYGEGVPVHAVRGVDLSVQPGEFVAITGPSGAGKSTLLHLIGGLQRPDSGKLWLGGERVDEYREARWAVLRRRSIGVVFQFFNLVSNLTVADNVELPALLAGASPKAARDSRAELLAELGLEGRERSMPGELSGGEQQRIALARALVNHPTLLLADEPAGSLDSKGTREVLRLLSRFHQRGQTIMMVTHDARMASAADRVISFFDGRIADDAQLGDGRRDPAGGVRGVLELKE; encoded by the coding sequence ATGAGCGACGACGCCACCACCGCTCCTGCCGTGCCCATCGTGCGCGCCGAGGGCCTGGCCAAGACGCACTACGGCGAGGGCGTGCCGGTGCACGCCGTGCGCGGGGTGGATCTGTCCGTCCAGCCGGGCGAGTTCGTCGCGATCACCGGGCCGTCGGGAGCCGGCAAGTCCACGCTGCTGCATCTGATCGGCGGCCTCCAGCGGCCCGACAGCGGGAAGCTGTGGCTCGGCGGGGAGCGGGTCGACGAGTACCGCGAGGCCCGCTGGGCGGTCCTCAGGCGCCGCAGCATCGGCGTGGTCTTCCAGTTCTTCAACCTGGTCTCCAACCTCACCGTGGCCGACAACGTCGAACTGCCGGCCCTGCTCGCCGGCGCCTCCCCGAAGGCCGCCCGCGACTCCCGCGCCGAACTGCTCGCCGAACTCGGCCTGGAGGGCCGCGAGCGGTCGATGCCCGGCGAGCTGTCCGGCGGCGAACAGCAGCGGATCGCGCTCGCCCGCGCACTGGTCAACCACCCCACGCTGCTGCTCGCCGACGAACCGGCCGGCAGCCTCGACAGCAAGGGCACCCGCGAGGTGCTGCGGCTGCTCTCCCGGTTCCACCAGCGCGGCCAGACGATCATGATGGTCACCCACGACGCCCGGATGGCGAGTGCCGCCGACCGCGTCATCAGCTTCTTCGACGGGCGCATAGCCGACGACGCGCAGCTCGGCGACGGGCGACGGGACCCGGCCGGCGGCGTCCGCGGCGTACTCGAACTGAAGGAGTGA